The following are encoded together in the Acidovorax sp. KKS102 genome:
- a CDS encoding PotD/PotF family extracellular solute-binding protein — translation MGFAARGRAWWGRALHRWCASLPVCLLALAGLALLLPGAARAEAVLRVLAWPGYADPDFVAVFEKRHGVKVEITTVASDDVLRAKMESAEGPGFDLVAANTAEIARLILHDKLAPLPLGNIRNTAGQLPRFRQLHTISGIGWRGEVYAMPFTYSEMGLVYDRQQFSTPPQSIAVLWDPRWQGKVLAFDGSSHGFSLAAMRRGLPPFRIEPDRFSPLAKDLVALRRNVRSFYSLPEESVELFRKHKVAVMHANYGQQQLKQLRDAGLDVGYVVPKEGALAWLDCWAITRRSTQVALAAEWINYMLDPAVSREFTRRQGLANTLDEPPALAGDVPGGTMGPIVWLEPVEDEALRARLWQRIVSGDRPNRF, via the coding sequence ATGGGGTTCGCGGCACGGGGGCGGGCGTGGTGGGGCAGGGCGCTGCACAGGTGGTGCGCCAGCCTGCCCGTGTGCCTGCTGGCCCTGGCGGGGCTCGCGCTGCTGCTGCCGGGGGCTGCGCGGGCCGAGGCGGTGCTGCGGGTGCTGGCCTGGCCGGGGTATGCCGACCCGGACTTTGTGGCGGTGTTTGAGAAGCGCCATGGGGTCAAGGTCGAGATCACCACCGTGGCGTCGGACGATGTCCTGCGCGCCAAGATGGAGAGCGCCGAGGGGCCGGGGTTTGACCTGGTGGCTGCCAACACGGCAGAAATTGCGCGACTGATCCTGCATGACAAGCTGGCACCGTTGCCGCTGGGCAACATCCGCAACACTGCGGGGCAGCTGCCCCGGTTTCGCCAGCTGCACACCATCTCGGGCATTGGCTGGCGGGGCGAGGTTTACGCCATGCCCTTCACCTATTCCGAGATGGGGCTGGTGTACGACCGCCAGCAGTTCAGCACGCCCCCGCAGTCGATCGCCGTGCTGTGGGACCCGCGCTGGCAGGGCAAGGTGCTGGCGTTTGACGGCAGCAGCCACGGTTTTTCGCTCGCGGCCATGCGCCGGGGCCTGCCGCCGTTTCGCATCGAGCCCGACCGCTTCAGCCCCTTGGCCAAGGACCTGGTCGCACTGCGTCGCAACGTGCGGTCGTTCTACAGCCTGCCGGAGGAGTCGGTGGAGCTGTTTCGCAAGCACAAGGTGGCGGTGATGCATGCCAACTACGGCCAGCAGCAGCTCAAGCAGCTGCGCGATGCAGGGCTGGATGTGGGCTATGTGGTGCCCAAGGAGGGCGCGCTGGCCTGGCTGGACTGCTGGGCCATCACCCGCCGCTCCACCCAGGTCGCGCTGGCTGCCGAGTGGATCAACTACATGCTCGACCCGGCCGTGAGCCGCGAATTCACGCGGCGCCAGGGCCTGGCCAACACCCTGGACGAACCGCCGGCGCTGGCGGGCGATGTGCCCGGGGGGACCATGGGACCCATCGTGTGGCTGGAGCCGGTGGAAGACGAGGCCCTGCGCGCCCGTCTGTGGCAGCGCATCGTGTCGGGCGACCGACCCAACCGGTTCTGA
- a CDS encoding GGDEF domain-containing protein, protein MARMKWSIALRLGALLASFSVFAAILAGYYTFDSSRERLQGRAERSLLATTQVLARHMQTGFSTVARDTAFLADAAAVEQDQGRLADLFKANLQAHPAYLQIRYISAGDYGLELVRIDRQGDKLVRVPDDQLQEKSHFPFVFEALSLPDGEVYVSEFGINHEDAAQEAAVPVFNMASPVVQGGQLRGVVVVRVAAAPFLHNFNAALPTPYGFYLSNRWGDFLVHPDATQTFGFDRGQRILIQESFPQVAALVDGRAEEAVLSQSGTDDEEARVFAFVRMPFGNADEGRFMVVGLSQPLAVVQGEVLDLGRSILKILLVLSVVGVALAAGVSLLVTQPLQAMVKAAQAFSRGEAHGALPVHRGDEVGELARSFQDMEQQISRQLAELNLSRDAMAHLAHHDALTGLPNRRMFEQRLAQVLELSRRSGRSCALLFVDLDEFKAINDTRGHAVGDLVLQAVARTIVGAVRQVDTVARLAGDEFTVLCENVDSEEAALQIVTKLQHAFEPPLDIDGEPLAVRASIGLSLFPRDAQDARTLMASADAAMYRIKQGHKRKL, encoded by the coding sequence ATGGCCCGTATGAAATGGAGCATCGCGCTGAGGCTAGGAGCCCTGCTGGCCTCGTTCAGCGTGTTTGCGGCCATTCTGGCGGGCTACTACACCTTTGATTCGAGCCGCGAACGCCTGCAGGGTCGGGCCGAGCGCTCGCTGCTGGCCACCACGCAGGTGCTGGCGCGTCACATGCAAACTGGCTTCAGTACGGTGGCGCGCGACACGGCCTTTCTGGCCGACGCCGCAGCCGTCGAACAAGACCAGGGGCGGCTGGCCGACCTGTTCAAGGCCAACCTGCAGGCCCATCCCGCGTATTTGCAGATCCGCTACATCAGCGCCGGCGACTATGGGCTGGAGCTGGTGCGCATCGACCGCCAGGGCGACAAGCTGGTGCGCGTGCCTGATGACCAGCTGCAGGAGAAGTCGCACTTTCCGTTTGTGTTCGAGGCCCTCAGCCTGCCCGATGGCGAGGTGTATGTGTCCGAGTTCGGCATCAACCACGAAGACGCCGCGCAGGAGGCGGCCGTGCCCGTGTTCAACATGGCGTCGCCCGTGGTGCAGGGGGGGCAGCTGCGGGGCGTGGTGGTGGTGCGGGTGGCGGCGGCGCCGTTCCTGCATAACTTCAACGCCGCGCTGCCCACCCCCTACGGGTTTTATCTGAGCAACCGCTGGGGTGACTTTCTGGTGCACCCGGACGCCACGCAGACCTTCGGCTTTGACCGGGGCCAGCGCATCCTGATCCAGGAGTCGTTCCCGCAGGTGGCCGCGCTGGTTGATGGCCGTGCCGAAGAGGCGGTACTCAGCCAGTCCGGCACCGACGACGAGGAGGCGCGTGTCTTTGCCTTTGTGCGCATGCCCTTTGGCAACGCGGACGAGGGGCGTTTCATGGTCGTGGGGCTCTCGCAGCCGCTGGCGGTTGTGCAGGGCGAGGTGCTGGACCTGGGCCGCAGCATCCTCAAGATCCTGCTGGTGCTCAGCGTGGTGGGTGTGGCCCTGGCGGCCGGGGTGTCGCTCCTGGTGACCCAGCCGCTGCAGGCCATGGTGAAGGCGGCGCAGGCATTTTCACGCGGGGAGGCCCACGGCGCGCTGCCGGTGCACCGGGGCGACGAGGTGGGCGAGCTGGCCCGCAGCTTCCAGGACATGGAGCAGCAGATCAGCCGCCAGCTGGCCGAGCTGAACCTGAGCCGTGACGCCATGGCCCACCTGGCGCACCACGACGCACTCACCGGCCTGCCCAACCGCCGCATGTTCGAGCAGCGCCTGGCCCAGGTGCTGGAGCTGTCGCGCCGCAGCGGCCGCAGCTGTGCCCTGTTGTTCGTGGACCTGGATGAGTTCAAAGCCATCAACGACACGCGCGGGCATGCTGTGGGCGACCTGGTGCTGCAGGCGGTGGCTCGCACCATCGTCGGCGCCGTGCGGCAGGTGGACACCGTGGCCCGGCTCGCCGGGGACGAGTTCACGGTGCTGTGCGAAAACGTGGATTCCGAAGAGGCCGCGCTGCAGATCGTGACCAAGCTGCAGCACGCGTTCGAGCCACCGCTGGACATCGACGGCGAGCCCCTGGCCGTGCGCGCCAGCATCGGCCTGAGCCTGTTCCCCCGCGACGCGCAGGATGCGCGCACACTCATGGCAAGCGCCGACGCGGCCATGTACCGCATCAAGCAAGGCCACAAGCGCAAGTTGTGA
- a CDS encoding acyl-CoA synthetase, whose amino-acid sequence MTSIFDQHLPRNEANFAALSPLSFIERTAEVYPDRLAIVHGDLRQTWAQTYARCRQLASALTNAGIGKNDTVAVMLPNTPPMVEAHFGVPMAGAVLNTLNTRLDPEAIAFMLDHGEAKAVIVDPEFSGTMAKALALRTANTPIRVVEVQDALYGPAVQSLGGTDYEAFVASGDAAFVWSLPADEWDAIALNYTSGTTGNPKGVVYHHRGAATNAISNVLEWDMPKHAVYLWTLPMFHCNGWCFPWTIAARAGVNVCLRRVDAQAIFDAIRTHGVTHYCGAPIVHGLLVNAPEAMKAGVPAGVKAMVAGAAPPASMIEGMEKMGFDLTHVYGLTEVYGPATVCAKHEAWDALDIGERARLNARQGVRYHLERDVRVLDPETMQPVPQDGETMGEIMFKGNIAMKGYLKNPKATDEAFAGGWFHSGDLAVQYPDGYIKIKDRSKDIIISGGENISSIEVEDVLYRHPDVLAAAVVAKPDPKWGETPCAFVELKAGAQTTPEDIVAHCKKHLAGFKVPRAVVFGELPKTSTGKIQKFELRKQAGSAAAINV is encoded by the coding sequence ATGACCTCCATCTTTGACCAGCACCTGCCCCGCAACGAAGCCAACTTTGCCGCCCTGTCGCCCCTGTCGTTCATCGAACGCACGGCCGAGGTCTACCCCGACCGCCTGGCCATCGTGCACGGTGACTTGCGCCAGACCTGGGCCCAGACCTACGCGCGTTGCCGCCAGCTGGCCAGCGCGCTGACGAACGCGGGCATCGGCAAGAACGACACCGTGGCCGTGATGCTGCCCAACACGCCCCCAATGGTGGAGGCGCACTTTGGCGTGCCCATGGCGGGCGCCGTGCTCAACACCCTCAACACCCGGCTCGACCCCGAGGCCATCGCCTTCATGCTGGACCACGGCGAGGCCAAGGCCGTGATCGTGGACCCGGAATTCAGCGGCACCATGGCCAAGGCGCTGGCCCTGCGCACCGCCAACACGCCCATCCGCGTAGTCGAGGTGCAGGACGCCCTCTACGGCCCCGCCGTGCAGAGCCTGGGCGGGACCGACTACGAAGCCTTTGTGGCCAGCGGCGACGCGGCCTTTGTCTGGAGCCTGCCCGCCGACGAGTGGGATGCGATTGCGCTCAACTACACATCCGGCACCACCGGCAACCCCAAGGGCGTGGTCTACCACCACCGGGGCGCCGCCACCAACGCCATCAGCAACGTGCTGGAGTGGGACATGCCCAAGCACGCGGTGTACCTGTGGACGCTGCCCATGTTCCACTGCAACGGCTGGTGCTTTCCCTGGACCATTGCGGCCCGCGCCGGCGTCAACGTGTGCCTGCGCCGCGTGGACGCGCAGGCCATCTTCGACGCCATTCGCACGCACGGCGTCACGCATTACTGCGGTGCGCCCATCGTGCACGGGCTGCTGGTCAACGCGCCCGAGGCCATGAAGGCGGGCGTTCCTGCAGGCGTCAAGGCCATGGTGGCGGGCGCCGCGCCACCGGCCTCGATGATCGAAGGCATGGAAAAAATGGGGTTCGATTTGACCCATGTGTACGGCCTGACCGAGGTGTACGGCCCCGCTACCGTGTGTGCCAAGCACGAGGCCTGGGATGCGCTCGACATTGGTGAGCGCGCCCGCCTCAACGCCCGCCAGGGCGTGCGCTACCACCTGGAGCGCGACGTGCGCGTGCTGGACCCTGAGACGATGCAACCCGTGCCGCAGGACGGCGAAACCATGGGCGAGATCATGTTCAAGGGCAACATCGCCATGAAGGGCTACCTCAAGAACCCCAAGGCCACCGACGAGGCCTTTGCGGGCGGCTGGTTCCACAGCGGCGACCTGGCGGTGCAGTACCCCGACGGCTACATCAAGATCAAGGACCGCAGCAAGGACATCATCATCTCGGGCGGTGAGAACATCTCGTCCATCGAGGTGGAAGACGTGCTCTACCGCCACCCCGACGTGTTGGCCGCCGCCGTGGTGGCCAAGCCCGACCCCAAGTGGGGCGAGACGCCTTGCGCGTTTGTGGAGCTGAAGGCCGGCGCGCAGACAACGCCCGAAGACATCGTGGCGCACTGCAAGAAGCACCTGGCGGGCTTCAAGGTGCCGCGCGCCGTGGTGTTTGGCGAGCTGCCCAAGACCAGCACTGGCAAGATCCAGAAGTTCGAGCTGCGCAAGCAGGCCGGGTCGGCGGCGGCCATCAACGTCTGA
- a CDS encoding cupin domain-containing protein produces the protein MPTPATTPAQASTQLDRLSPLLERFRVRAHLFHNGPLCGVTHFAAAPGRGFLHVLRRGEMVVTHQPQAGPPERLQVCEPSLLFYARPLEHFFHNAPTEGSDFTCAALDFDGGASHPLARALPPLVVLPLGAVDGLQQSLDLLFAETDHLRCGHRVLADRLFEVVLLQLLRWLLDHPQQAQMPPGLLTGLADPQLSRTLTALHEAPGEPWSLAQMAQQAGMSRSAFAARFKAVLGDTPADYLAHWRLTLAQAHLRTGRSLKSIAHELGYANPSALSRVFAQKLGMSARDWREAVDEGR, from the coding sequence ATGCCAACACCCGCCACCACACCCGCGCAGGCCTCCACCCAGCTCGACCGGTTGTCGCCGCTGCTGGAGCGGTTTCGGGTGCGGGCGCACCTGTTCCACAACGGGCCGCTGTGTGGCGTGACGCACTTTGCGGCGGCGCCGGGCCGGGGCTTTTTGCATGTGCTGCGCCGGGGCGAGATGGTGGTCACGCACCAGCCCCAGGCGGGCCCGCCCGAGCGGCTTCAGGTGTGCGAGCCCAGCCTGCTGTTCTATGCCCGACCGCTGGAGCACTTCTTTCACAACGCGCCCACCGAGGGCTCGGACTTCACCTGCGCCGCGCTGGACTTTGACGGCGGTGCCAGCCACCCGCTGGCCCGCGCCCTGCCCCCGCTGGTGGTGCTGCCGCTGGGCGCGGTGGACGGGCTGCAGCAGTCGCTGGACTTGCTGTTTGCCGAAACCGACCACCTGCGCTGCGGCCACCGCGTGCTGGCTGACCGCTTGTTTGAAGTGGTGCTGCTGCAGTTGCTGCGCTGGCTGCTGGACCACCCGCAGCAGGCGCAGATGCCGCCCGGCCTGCTGACGGGCCTGGCCGACCCGCAACTATCGCGCACCCTCACGGCCCTGCACGAGGCACCCGGCGAGCCGTGGAGCCTGGCGCAGATGGCCCAGCAGGCAGGCATGTCGCGCAGCGCGTTTGCCGCCCGCTTCAAGGCCGTGTTGGGGGACACCCCCGCCGACTACCTGGCGCACTGGCGGCTGACGCTGGCGCAGGCGCACCTGCGTACGGGCCGATCGCTCAAGTCCATCGCCCACGAACTGGGCTATGCCAACCCCTCGGCGCTGTCGCGCGTGTTTGCGCAAAAGCTGGGGATGTCAGCGCGGGACTGGCGCGAGGCGGTAGACGAAGGGCGCTGA
- a CDS encoding carboxymuconolactone decarboxylase family protein, translating to MSATSSSVARVPLVDRTAATGTVRAVLDQVHGAFGATPNMFRAVANSPAALQSMWGAFGALGGGVIGAALGEQIAVAVANRNACDYCLAAHTALGRKAGVSGEALAAAQAGESADPRTAAVLRFVLQLVNERGQVDAADVQALRDQGVNDEQIVEIVAHVALNLFTNYVNVALGVPVDFPGVKLRPAR from the coding sequence ATGTCCGCTACTTCTTCCTCCGTCGCCCGCGTCCCCCTCGTTGACCGCACCGCCGCCACCGGCACTGTGCGCGCCGTGCTCGACCAGGTCCACGGAGCCTTTGGCGCCACGCCCAACATGTTCCGCGCCGTGGCCAATTCGCCCGCCGCGCTGCAAAGCATGTGGGGCGCGTTTGGTGCGCTGGGCGGCGGCGTGATCGGCGCTGCCCTAGGCGAGCAGATCGCCGTGGCCGTGGCCAACCGCAATGCCTGCGACTACTGCCTGGCCGCCCACACGGCCCTCGGCCGCAAGGCGGGCGTGAGTGGCGAGGCCCTGGCCGCCGCGCAAGCGGGCGAGTCAGCCGACCCGCGCACGGCCGCCGTGCTGCGCTTTGTGCTGCAGCTGGTCAACGAACGTGGCCAGGTCGATGCGGCCGATGTGCAGGCCCTGCGCGACCAGGGCGTGAACGACGAGCAGATCGTCGAGATCGTGGCTCACGTGGCGCTCAACCTGTTCACCAACTATGTGAATGTGGCACTGGGCGTGCCGGTGGATTTCCCCGGCGTCAAGCTGCGCCCGGCGCGTTAA
- a CDS encoding pyridoxamine 5'-phosphate oxidase family protein yields MAAPLPPHPKEAAPVNPAHDEHAIDTLPRLEALLGPLSDASVHKELPYVHPAYRAMIAASPFAVLATTGPGGLDASPRGDPAGFVQLLDDKTLLLPERRGNNRADSLRNIVADPRVALLFLIPGVGETLRVNGHARISVAPDLLARFVVNGQPPKCVIVVDVHAVYFQCARAIQRSRLWDAVPPGTPRPVPTPGAILASITQGAFDGVTYDRELPARQQATLY; encoded by the coding sequence ATGGCCGCTCCCTTGCCACCCCACCCGAAGGAAGCCGCCCCCGTGAACCCCGCCCACGACGAGCACGCCATCGACACCCTGCCACGCCTGGAGGCCCTGCTGGGCCCGCTGAGCGATGCCTCCGTCCACAAAGAGCTGCCGTATGTGCACCCCGCCTACCGCGCCATGATCGCGGCGTCGCCCTTTGCCGTGCTGGCCACCACGGGCCCTGGCGGGCTGGACGCCTCGCCGCGCGGGGACCCGGCCGGCTTTGTGCAACTGCTGGACGACAAGACCCTGCTGCTGCCCGAGCGCCGTGGCAATAACCGCGCCGACAGCCTGCGCAACATCGTGGCCGACCCGCGCGTGGCTCTGCTGTTCCTCATCCCTGGCGTGGGCGAGACGCTGCGCGTCAACGGCCACGCGCGCATCAGCGTCGCGCCCGACCTGCTGGCGCGGTTTGTAGTCAACGGCCAGCCCCCCAAATGCGTGATCGTGGTCGATGTGCACGCGGTGTACTTCCAGTGCGCCCGCGCCATCCAGCGCTCGCGCCTGTGGGATGCCGTGCCGCCCGGCACCCCACGCCCCGTGCCCACTCCGGGCGCCATCCTGGCGTCCATCACGCAAGGCGCGTTTGACGGTGTGACCTACGACCGCGAACTGCCAGCGCGCCAGCAGGCCACGCTGTATTGA
- a CDS encoding sulfite exporter TauE/SafE family protein, with product MDSVLLIVALGAVAAGFVQGLSGFGFGMVAMSFWAWTLEPRLAALLAVCGALTGQLVAAATVRRGFDRVRLLPFVLGGLVGIPIGVAVLPRLDMDAFKVILGTLLVLWCPAMLMAKQLPRITRGGRVADALVGMAGGVMGGLGGFTGVLPTLWCTLRGLDKDVQRAIIQNFNLAMLLVTFITYLATGLVTREALPLLAIVVPAMLVPVLLGARLYHGISDARFRQIVLGMLTLSGVAMLVASLPRVLGS from the coding sequence ATGGATTCCGTGCTGTTGATCGTGGCCCTGGGCGCAGTGGCCGCCGGGTTTGTGCAGGGCCTGTCGGGCTTTGGTTTTGGCATGGTGGCCATGTCGTTCTGGGCCTGGACGCTGGAGCCCCGCCTGGCCGCGCTGCTGGCCGTGTGCGGCGCGCTCACCGGCCAGCTGGTGGCGGCGGCCACGGTGCGCCGGGGTTTTGACCGGGTGCGCCTGCTGCCTTTTGTGCTGGGCGGCCTGGTGGGCATCCCCATCGGGGTGGCCGTGTTGCCCCGTCTGGACATGGACGCGTTCAAGGTCATTCTGGGCACGCTGCTGGTGCTGTGGTGCCCGGCGATGCTGATGGCCAAGCAGTTGCCCCGCATCACGCGCGGCGGGCGCGTGGCCGATGCGCTGGTGGGCATGGCGGGCGGCGTGATGGGCGGGCTGGGCGGCTTCACCGGCGTGCTGCCCACGCTGTGGTGCACCCTGCGCGGGCTGGACAAGGACGTGCAGCGCGCCATCATCCAGAACTTCAACCTGGCCATGCTGCTGGTCACCTTTATCACCTACCTGGCCACCGGCCTGGTCACCCGCGAGGCGCTGCCGCTGCTGGCCATCGTGGTACCCGCCATGCTGGTGCCCGTGCTGCTGGGAGCGCGGCTGTACCACGGTATCAGCGACGCGCGGTTCCGGCAGATCGTGCTGGGCATGTTGACCCTGTCTGGCGTGGCGATGCTGGTAGCCAGCCTGCCCAGGGTGCTGGGTTCGTGA
- a CDS encoding TetR/AcrR family transcriptional regulator yields MDTHPLPARRRGRPPRQRGATADARELLLRAGLEVLTEKGFTATGLDEILRQAQVPKGSFYHYFASKEAFGLALIDGYGEFFARKLDRHLRNPALSPLQRLHAFVQDAQSGMARFAYRRGCLIGNLGQEMAALPESFRTRLIATFEDWQRRVAECLVEAQASGQLAMDVDTQRVAAFFWIGWEGAVLRAKLEQGPAPLETFAALFFAGLQPR; encoded by the coding sequence ATGGACACGCATCCCCTTCCTGCGCGGCGCCGGGGCCGGCCGCCCCGCCAGCGCGGGGCTACGGCTGACGCGCGCGAGCTGCTCTTGCGGGCGGGTCTGGAGGTGTTGACGGAAAAGGGTTTCACGGCCACCGGTCTGGATGAAATCCTGCGGCAAGCCCAGGTGCCCAAGGGCTCGTTCTATCACTACTTCGCGAGCAAGGAGGCCTTCGGGCTGGCCTTGATCGACGGCTACGGCGAGTTCTTTGCCCGCAAGCTGGATCGCCACCTGCGCAACCCGGCACTGTCGCCGCTGCAGCGACTGCATGCCTTTGTGCAGGACGCCCAATCGGGCATGGCGCGCTTTGCCTACCGGCGTGGATGCCTCATTGGCAACCTGGGGCAGGAGATGGCTGCACTGCCCGAGAGCTTTCGCACACGGCTGATCGCGACCTTCGAGGACTGGCAGCGTCGCGTAGCCGAGTGCCTGGTCGAGGCCCAGGCGTCGGGCCAACTGGCCATGGATGTGGATACCCAGCGGGTGGCGGCCTTTTTCTGGATCGGCTGGGAGGGCGCGGTGTTGCGTGCCAAGCTGGAGCAGGGCCCCGCACCCCTGGAGACCTTCGCTGCCTTGTTCTTCGCCGGCTTGCAGCCCCGTTAG
- a CDS encoding MDR family oxidoreductase — MFKAILIEKDDAGYRAAMRDVDDAQLPAGDVTVRVSHSTLNYKDALAITGKGPVVRKFPMVPGIDLAGVVEHSAHPAYQPGDAVLLNGWGVGEVHWGGLAQKARLNGDWLIPLPGAFTPQQAMAIGTAGYTAMLCVLALEKQGVRPADGEILVTGAAGGVGSVAVALLARLGYTVVAVTGRPHDAEYLRRLGAAEVLDRAQFAAPGKPLGKERWAGAVDVVGSHVLANVCATTRYRGVVTACGLAAGMDLPATVAPFILRGVTLVGIDSVMCPRADRLQAWQRLATDLDLARLGDIGRTVGLAEALPLAQQLLDGQVRGRIVVDVNQ, encoded by the coding sequence ATGTTCAAAGCCATCTTGATCGAGAAAGACGACGCGGGCTACCGCGCAGCCATGCGCGACGTGGACGATGCCCAACTGCCTGCGGGGGATGTGACCGTGCGGGTGAGCCATTCCACCCTCAACTACAAGGACGCGCTGGCCATCACGGGCAAAGGGCCGGTGGTGCGCAAGTTTCCGATGGTGCCGGGCATCGACCTGGCAGGGGTGGTGGAGCACAGTGCGCATCCCGCATATCAGCCGGGCGATGCCGTGCTGCTCAATGGCTGGGGGGTGGGCGAGGTGCACTGGGGTGGTCTGGCGCAGAAGGCCCGGTTGAACGGCGACTGGTTGATTCCCCTGCCCGGAGCCTTCACGCCGCAGCAGGCCATGGCCATTGGCACCGCAGGCTACACCGCAATGCTGTGCGTGCTGGCGCTGGAAAAGCAGGGTGTGCGGCCTGCCGACGGCGAGATCCTGGTGACTGGCGCGGCCGGGGGCGTGGGCAGCGTGGCCGTGGCCCTGCTGGCCCGGCTGGGTTATACCGTGGTGGCCGTCACCGGGCGGCCGCATGACGCCGAGTACCTGCGCCGTTTGGGCGCTGCCGAGGTGCTGGACCGTGCGCAGTTTGCCGCCCCCGGCAAGCCGCTGGGCAAGGAGCGCTGGGCGGGGGCCGTGGATGTGGTTGGCAGCCATGTGCTGGCCAACGTCTGCGCCACCACCAGATACCGGGGTGTGGTGACAGCCTGCGGTCTGGCCGCGGGCATGGACCTGCCCGCCACCGTGGCGCCCTTCATCCTGCGCGGCGTCACCCTGGTGGGCATCGACAGCGTGATGTGCCCGCGTGCAGACCGCCTGCAGGCCTGGCAGCGGCTGGCCACGGATCTCGATCTGGCCCGGCTCGGCGACATCGGCCGCACCGTGGGGCTGGCCGAGGCCCTCCCGCTGGCCCAGCAGTTGCTGGACGGCCAGGTGCGAGGCCGCATCGTGGTGGATGTCAACCAGTAG